From a region of the Sesamum indicum cultivar Zhongzhi No. 13 linkage group LG3, S_indicum_v1.0, whole genome shotgun sequence genome:
- the LOC105156833 gene encoding uncharacterized protein LOC105156833, with translation MKERDIVIDIKSCVDRTKKAGDPEFSDVEVGNLPSFTVCGMPTSADELADCENSVSPSSNVKILGGISPDSGKKTKKEKRFSMSAKKPPKPPRPPRRLSLDAADQKLIKEISELARIKRARIERMKVLKRMKAAKVSSASASSSGNLIAMLFTILFCIVIIFQGCHPLGILPRNSSSIGILGSTKSNGATEGNIVIIHEQWNISASSVPLSGVESPSLTELIPGSVYKDAGEKATN, from the exons ATGAAAGAAAGGGACATTGTCATTGACATTAAGAGCTGTGTGGATAGGACCAAGAAAGCTGGAGATCCTGAGTTTTCAGATGTTGAGGTTGGAAATTTACCTTCCTTCACGGTCTGTGGTATGCCTACGAGCGCAGATGAGTTAGCCGACTGCGAAAATTCAGTGAGCCCATCGAGCAATGTGAAAATTCTGGGTGGAATTTCTCCAGATTCAGGGAAGAAAACTAAGAAGGAAAAGCGGTTCTCGATGAGTGCTAAAAAGCCACCTAAGCCCCCACGCCCTCCGAGGCGATTGTCGCTGGACGCAGCTGATCAAAAGTTGATCAAAGAGATTTCTGAACTTGCCAGGATCAAGCGTGCCCGGATTGAGCGAATGAAGGTGTTGAAGAGAATGAAAGCGGCAAAGGTGTCGTCGGCTTCGGCATCATCAAGTGGCAACTTGATAGCTATGCTCTTCACCATTCTATTTTGCATTGTGATCATTTTTCAAG GTTGCCACCCTTTGGGAATTTTGCCAAGGAACAGCTCGAGCATTGGCATTCTTGGTTCGACAAAGTCAAATGGAGCAACAGAAGGCAATATTGTAATCATTCACGAGCAATGGAACATATCCGCCAGTAGTGTGCCATTATCTGGTGTCGAGTCCCCTAG CCTAACGGAGCTAATTCCAGGTTCGGTTTACAAGGACGCTGGGGAAAAAGCTACCAATTGA